A stretch of the Haloplanus aerogenes genome encodes the following:
- a CDS encoding PAS domain S-box protein: MGRSYGSTSLSRPLAEEPISVLHVDDEPDFAETAADFFEQRQARIDITAVGSATEGLEYLSEADVDCIVSDYRMAGMDGLEFLEAVREEYPDLPYILLTGKGNEDVASAAISKGVTEYLQKKPGADQFSVLANRIENVVDQTRAERRLEESQRRFQTLLDNVPGIVYRGHNDRGWPMRFLSDDCVELTGYEPSALVDGDVSYGRDIIHEDDRDRVWEVVQDALSSHDPFRIEYRIRTADGTEKWVREQGQGVFEDGDVVALEGFITDVTARKQSQRQREFQSSLLEAKMEATIDGLLVIDEDRTVASYNDQFVEMWEVPDEVIETKSDEALLDWAVDNKLAEPEDFLTLVEDLYDHPDRTSRDEVRLTDGRVFDRYSAPVVGDDGTNYGRLWVFRDITERTEYERELERQEFLFSRVQEIASIGIWEYDPQSGELIWSDGIRRIHGVDDDYEPTLAEGIDFYHPDDRDEIEATVTRAIEECEGFNRELRIVRPDGDVRNVRTWGEVSTDEHGATEVIRGVFQDITDRKEREEQLQTYEYVFESALSALAIAGLDGELRSVNAAFCEMWGYEDCEDLLSQSVTDFWTEPEAAANVVDAIRETGRWEGGLQGVREDGTTFDTYCSASTVTDDDGDPIALMSSFVDVTERNRHEQKLAEEREKYATLVEQSHDGIAIIQDGAFVFVNSRLSDIVGYEESDLLGMPIIDLITPKSRELVQKRHEQRLDPGADDPPSQYTLTFETADGRERVGEVSAAVIQYEGAPAVLTSVRDVTERQQYEDELERVNEELEVLNRVVRHDIRNDMTVILGWAEMLGEHVDDDGKERLETILTGGKHVVELTEIARDYVETLTGDGAVDVKPVQLDPMLRNEIMLRREAYPDADIVVEEPIPDVGVQANEMLSSVFRNLLNNAVQHNDKDRPVVEVTIRERADEVEVTVADNGPGVPESQRETIFGKGEMGLDSGGTGIGLYLVHTLVKQYGGDVRVEDNDPEGAAFTVTLPRAG, from the coding sequence ATGGGACGCTCTTACGGTAGCACATCTCTCTCAAGACCACTAGCTGAGGAACCAATTTCGGTCCTTCACGTCGATGATGAACCCGATTTCGCCGAGACGGCCGCTGATTTCTTTGAACAGAGGCAAGCCAGAATCGACATCACTGCGGTAGGCAGTGCTACTGAGGGGCTTGAGTACCTCTCGGAGGCGGACGTCGATTGTATCGTCAGCGATTACCGGATGGCTGGGATGGACGGCCTCGAATTTCTGGAGGCTGTGCGCGAGGAGTATCCCGATCTGCCGTATATTCTACTCACCGGCAAGGGGAACGAGGACGTCGCCAGCGCCGCCATCTCGAAAGGCGTTACCGAGTACCTCCAAAAGAAGCCCGGCGCGGACCAGTTTTCCGTCTTAGCCAATCGCATCGAAAACGTGGTCGATCAGACGCGGGCAGAACGTCGCCTCGAAGAGAGCCAACGACGCTTCCAGACGCTACTGGACAACGTTCCGGGCATCGTCTATCGCGGTCACAACGACCGGGGCTGGCCGATGCGCTTTCTCAGCGACGACTGCGTCGAACTGACCGGATACGAGCCGTCGGCACTGGTCGACGGCGACGTTAGTTACGGTCGGGACATCATACACGAAGACGACCGCGACCGAGTCTGGGAAGTCGTCCAAGACGCTCTTTCGTCCCACGACCCCTTCCGCATCGAATATCGTATCCGGACTGCCGACGGCACGGAGAAGTGGGTCAGGGAGCAGGGACAGGGCGTCTTCGAAGACGGCGACGTCGTGGCTCTCGAAGGCTTCATCACGGACGTAACGGCTCGAAAGCAGTCGCAGAGACAACGCGAGTTCCAGTCTTCGTTGTTGGAAGCAAAGATGGAGGCCACTATCGATGGGCTACTCGTCATCGACGAGGATCGAACCGTCGCCTCCTACAACGACCAGTTCGTCGAGATGTGGGAGGTTCCGGATGAAGTAATCGAGACGAAATCGGACGAAGCGCTGCTGGACTGGGCCGTCGATAACAAGCTTGCAGAACCCGAGGATTTCCTGACGCTGGTCGAAGACCTCTACGACCACCCCGACAGAACGAGTCGTGACGAAGTCCGACTCACGGACGGTCGCGTCTTCGACCGGTATTCGGCCCCGGTCGTCGGCGACGACGGGACCAACTACGGTCGCCTCTGGGTGTTTCGGGACATCACCGAGCGCACGGAATACGAGCGGGAACTCGAACGGCAAGAATTCCTGTTCAGCCGAGTGCAGGAGATCGCGTCCATCGGCATCTGGGAGTACGATCCACAGTCGGGTGAGCTGATCTGGTCCGACGGCATTCGTCGCATTCACGGCGTCGACGACGACTACGAACCGACGTTAGCGGAGGGGATCGACTTCTATCACCCCGACGACCGTGACGAAATCGAAGCCACCGTCACCCGCGCAATCGAGGAGTGCGAGGGGTTCAATCGCGAACTGCGTATCGTCCGGCCGGACGGAGACGTCCGAAACGTTCGGACGTGGGGAGAAGTCAGCACGGACGAACACGGCGCGACGGAGGTCATTCGGGGGGTGTTTCAGGACATCACCGACCGCAAGGAGCGCGAAGAGCAACTCCAGACCTACGAGTACGTGTTCGAATCCGCCCTCAGCGCCCTCGCTATCGCGGGCCTCGATGGCGAATTGCGGTCGGTCAACGCCGCCTTCTGTGAGATGTGGGGATACGAGGACTGCGAGGATCTCCTGAGCCAGTCAGTCACCGACTTCTGGACGGAGCCCGAGGCGGCGGCGAACGTCGTCGACGCGATTCGAGAGACGGGCCGTTGGGAGGGTGGACTCCAAGGGGTTCGCGAGGACGGAACCACGTTCGACACCTACTGTTCCGCGAGTACGGTGACCGACGACGACGGCGACCCGATTGCGCTGATGTCGTCGTTCGTCGACGTCACCGAGCGCAACCGACACGAGCAGAAACTCGCCGAGGAGCGCGAGAAATACGCGACGCTGGTCGAACAGAGCCACGATGGGATCGCGATCATCCAAGACGGAGCGTTCGTCTTCGTCAACTCCCGACTGTCGGACATCGTCGGCTACGAAGAATCCGACCTCCTCGGGATGCCTATCATCGACCTGATCACGCCGAAGAGCCGAGAACTGGTCCAGAAGCGCCACGAGCAACGGCTGGACCCGGGCGCCGACGACCCACCCTCGCAGTACACCCTGACGTTCGAGACGGCTGATGGACGCGAAAGAGTCGGGGAGGTCAGTGCCGCCGTGATTCAGTACGAGGGTGCGCCGGCGGTGTTGACGTCGGTTCGGGACGTGACCGAACGACAGCAATACGAAGACGAGTTGGAGCGGGTCAACGAGGAACTGGAAGTGTTGAATCGGGTCGTTCGCCACGACATCCGCAACGACATGACGGTCATCCTCGGCTGGGCCGAAATGCTCGGAGAGCACGTCGACGACGACGGAAAGGAGCGTCTCGAAACGATTCTCACGGGCGGCAAACACGTCGTCGAACTCACGGAAATCGCTCGCGACTACGTCGAGACGCTAACGGGTGACGGCGCGGTCGACGTCAAACCCGTGCAATTGGATCCGATGCTCAGGAACGAGATCATGCTCCGTCGAGAGGCGTACCCCGACGCGGATATCGTCGTCGAAGAGCCGATTCCGGATGTCGGCGTGCAAGCGAACGAGATGCTGTCCTCCGTGTTCCGGAACCTGCTGAACAACGCTGTCCAACACAACGACAAGGACAGGCCGGTCGTCGAGGTAACTATCCGCGAGAGAGCGGACGAGGTCGAAGTGACGGTCGCGGACAACGGGCCGGGAGTGCCCGAATCCCAACGCGAGACGATATTCGGGAAGGGCGAGATGGGCCTCGATAGCGGTGGAACGGGCATCGGGCTCTACCTCGTCCACACGCTGGTCAAGCAGTACGGCGGCGACGTTCGGGTCGAAGACAACGACCCAGAGGGTGCGGCCTTTACCGTAACGCTCCCGAGAGCGGGGTGA
- a CDS encoding DUF7838 family putative zinc beta-ribbon protein, which translates to MSLEMEHDCPECSNDTFWRTASTTLHLGEKTKWTCTDCDYGLVRVDGIDSSDNYGAF; encoded by the coding sequence ATGAGCCTCGAGATGGAACACGACTGCCCGGAGTGCTCGAACGACACCTTCTGGCGGACTGCGAGCACGACGCTCCACCTGGGCGAGAAGACGAAGTGGACGTGTACCGACTGCGACTACGGGCTGGTTCGTGTCGACGGCATCGACAGCTCCGACAACTACGGCGCCTTCTGA
- a CDS encoding methyl-accepting chemotaxis protein: MNLLSSIVGTVSQEASTVETAADRDDGETPDVSIESETDTGLGFGANFHTILNHLNTPIFILDADGDLVVWNRALEELTQESEAGAKELTREHGVTGPAFYPDGRRSKTLADKVVDAPERTHEEYDVPRITDVDYTLYGDESVMTDANGNERHIEFTAAPLYDEDDEFVGVVEMIQDRTEDALKQQELERLVDELQSTMYAIENGNLGARATLGDVEHIDTELLEVTESLNDMAIKLEGMIDEVIDIADTVSETSEDLSSTSEEVTSSIKEIETSSGEIVDGADNLAEQVEEADTSISNLSASIEEITATANEVNGQSEQAAELATDGVDEATDAIEQIQNAVEAANEIEDDIDTLEQQMDEIGEITDLISDITDETNLLALNANIEAARSANGSDGFGVVANEIKSLAEESQEATEEIENIIEETQEQTADVTDQIDAATAEITGGANAVEELVTVFEEIDDAVSDASNGVAEIAEAVESQADEADQVSHVVKETSTMSQQIAGSIQQISTGVEQQSTAMSETAEMAQELSHSSRQLHEQVARFDTEQGQTERNAASTS, encoded by the coding sequence ATGAATTTACTGTCGAGTATCGTCGGGACGGTGTCCCAGGAGGCGAGTACCGTCGAAACGGCTGCCGATCGAGACGACGGCGAGACGCCGGATGTATCGATCGAGTCAGAGACGGACACGGGCCTCGGGTTCGGCGCGAACTTCCACACGATTCTGAACCACCTCAACACTCCCATCTTCATTCTCGACGCGGACGGCGATCTCGTCGTATGGAATCGGGCGCTCGAAGAGCTGACCCAGGAGTCCGAAGCGGGAGCGAAAGAACTCACCCGGGAACACGGCGTTACCGGTCCAGCCTTCTACCCCGACGGGCGACGGTCGAAAACGCTCGCCGACAAGGTCGTCGACGCGCCCGAACGGACCCACGAAGAGTACGACGTGCCGCGGATCACGGACGTCGACTACACACTCTACGGCGACGAGAGCGTGATGACCGACGCCAACGGCAACGAGCGCCACATCGAGTTCACCGCCGCGCCCCTCTACGACGAAGACGACGAGTTCGTCGGGGTGGTCGAGATGATCCAGGACCGGACGGAGGACGCGCTCAAACAGCAGGAACTCGAGAGGCTCGTCGACGAACTGCAGTCGACGATGTACGCGATCGAGAACGGGAATCTCGGCGCCCGTGCCACGCTCGGGGACGTAGAACACATCGACACGGAACTCCTCGAGGTCACGGAGAGCCTCAACGATATGGCGATCAAGTTGGAGGGGATGATCGACGAGGTCATCGACATCGCGGATACGGTGTCGGAAACGAGTGAGGATCTGAGTAGCACCAGCGAGGAGGTGACCAGTTCGATCAAAGAGATCGAGACGTCCAGTGGGGAGATCGTCGACGGGGCAGACAACCTCGCCGAACAGGTCGAGGAAGCGGATACGAGTATCTCGAACCTCTCGGCGTCGATCGAGGAGATCACGGCGACGGCAAACGAGGTCAACGGGCAGTCGGAACAAGCGGCGGAACTGGCGACCGACGGCGTCGACGAGGCAACCGACGCGATCGAGCAGATCCAGAACGCCGTCGAAGCCGCCAACGAGATCGAGGACGACATCGACACCCTGGAACAGCAGATGGACGAGATCGGTGAGATCACGGATCTGATCTCGGACATCACCGACGAGACGAACCTGCTCGCACTGAACGCGAACATCGAGGCGGCTCGGTCCGCAAACGGGAGCGACGGGTTCGGCGTCGTCGCGAACGAGATCAAGTCGCTCGCGGAGGAATCGCAGGAGGCCACGGAGGAAATCGAGAACATCATCGAAGAGACACAGGAGCAGACGGCGGACGTGACGGACCAGATCGACGCCGCGACGGCGGAGATCACGGGAGGGGCGAACGCCGTCGAAGAGCTGGTCACGGTCTTCGAGGAGATCGACGACGCGGTCTCTGACGCCAGTAATGGGGTTGCAGAGATCGCCGAAGCTGTCGAATCGCAGGCGGACGAAGCCGACCAGGTGAGTCACGTCGTGAAAGAGACGTCGACGATGTCCCAGCAGATTGCGGGGTCGATCCAGCAGATTTCGACGGGGGTCGAACAGCAGTCGACGGCGATGTCCGAGACCGCGGAGATGGCCCAGGAGTTGAGCCACTCCAGTCGCCAGCTCCACGAGCAGGTCGCCCGGTTCGACACCGAGCAGGGGCAGACCGAACGGAACGCCGCATCGACCAGTTAG
- a CDS encoding glutaredoxin family protein, with protein MSITLYALDGCPHCEKVHDALQDHDIDYETIWVEALHSQRNEVKRVSGQRAVPVLVDDDHGVTMPESTNILQYVDRTLA; from the coding sequence ATGTCGATCACACTCTACGCGCTCGACGGCTGTCCACACTGTGAGAAGGTTCACGACGCGCTCCAGGACCACGACATCGACTACGAGACCATCTGGGTCGAGGCGCTCCACTCGCAGCGCAACGAGGTGAAACGCGTCAGCGGCCAGCGCGCCGTACCCGTTCTCGTCGACGACGACCACGGCGTCACGATGCCCGAGAGCACCAACATCCTGCAGTACGTCGACCGGACGCTCGCATGA
- a CDS encoding PAS domain S-box protein, with the protein MNEVIGRGATRIALRVSRDRNRRLLADLLADHDVVDITDTVPGGTDLCIVDDRGLTRIATALTDWKHDQQPTYAPVLLLSESSRTNPWKRYGGRLGEQIDAIQPIPAPKMAIRTRVESLLETRRYSEELASERQLVEQIFDTSPIAKVVLDADGNIVRANQRAEDVLGLRRSELSERSYDSPEWRIIDENGDPIPSDDLPFSRVMRSGEPVYGYEHGIERLDGDRAWLSINMGPILDENGEIDYLVSSIEDVTERKRLERELRESDELHRATLSNIMDTVFITDDAGRFTYICPNVHFIFGYTADEVREMGTVEALLGEDPAPDGVADGETAENIDWQVTDSEGEEHILLVTVTSVSIQDGSRLYSARDVTDLVESERRLELERERLETVVSNAPLILSAVDSDGTITLSKGKQLEQIGLEPGELVGKSVEDAFGDVPEILDNVERALDGEEFWTETRIGDRYLQAWHQPVFEDGDVAHVIVVAQDITDRKRQEERFQAFVEGSSDIITVLGSGGVVEYVSPSVERILGYDPDELVGENAFDIIHPEDRDDLVAGFAELSREDGETFTKRYRTRHADGSWRWTESRTTKRPDMAQGRYVVNTRDVTEQVDVERKLRRTEQSRSLALKVSQAGVWEWNLETDEVIWNEAMEALFGINPDTFEGTYEAFADRLHPEDLPDVEAAIEQSIEQDEPFHTSFRIVRDDGVERWVEARGKVVSDGAGAPERMLGVNVDITERKERERELEQYETIVETAADPIYVLDDDGQVTLVNEAFTAAVGLAKSEITGEKVTTLLDRDDVEASLVRVEELSEGAGSHETLEVSVSTPEGQRQYEVNITPITGAEDGVSGTVGVAREVTDLREHERQLRRTQRAIEASGHAIYITDPDGVIEYVNPAFEEITGYAREEVIGNTPQLLSSGELPETHYAELWATIKSGDIWDEEIVNERKDGGQYHAAQTIAPIMDENSRIEGFVAIQTDITDHKDRLQQLRVMDRVLRHNLHNDMNVIRGFAEIVRQEAEDPVSNYGKQIVEHSDHLLNLTDKQRKITEVLSSEPHRESVDAVSTVQRTVEMISKNYPDARIDLDLPEEATVSATDGLGQAIEELVSNAITHTDREVPDVAIQVTNDVETVQIRIADTGPGIPEMDRRVVLGKHEVEQLYHGTGLGLWLVSWIIRRSNGSLWFEENEPRGSVVVITLRKPTDATNGLS; encoded by the coding sequence ATGAACGAGGTTATCGGACGTGGTGCGACGCGAATAGCCCTTCGGGTGAGTCGCGACCGTAATCGACGCCTGCTTGCCGACCTCCTCGCGGATCACGACGTCGTCGATATCACCGATACCGTCCCGGGAGGGACCGATCTCTGCATCGTCGATGATCGAGGGTTGACTCGGATAGCGACAGCGCTCACCGACTGGAAGCACGACCAACAGCCGACCTACGCGCCGGTACTTCTCCTGTCCGAGTCGAGCAGAACGAATCCATGGAAACGGTACGGCGGTCGGTTAGGTGAGCAAATCGACGCCATCCAGCCGATCCCGGCCCCGAAAATGGCGATTCGCACACGCGTCGAGTCGTTGCTGGAGACACGACGGTACTCCGAAGAGTTGGCGAGTGAACGTCAGTTGGTCGAGCAAATCTTCGACACGAGTCCGATAGCCAAGGTCGTCCTCGACGCCGACGGCAATATCGTGCGAGCGAACCAGCGCGCCGAGGACGTACTCGGACTGAGGAGATCGGAGCTCTCCGAGCGATCGTACGATTCCCCGGAGTGGCGGATCATCGACGAGAACGGCGACCCGATCCCGAGCGACGATCTCCCCTTCTCTCGGGTCATGAGGTCGGGCGAACCGGTCTACGGCTACGAACATGGGATCGAGCGTCTCGACGGGGACCGAGCGTGGCTCTCGATCAATATGGGACCGATCCTCGACGAGAACGGTGAGATCGACTATCTCGTGAGTTCCATCGAGGACGTCACCGAGCGCAAGCGACTCGAACGTGAACTACGGGAGTCCGATGAACTCCACCGGGCCACGCTGAGCAACATCATGGATACGGTGTTCATCACCGACGACGCGGGCCGGTTCACGTACATCTGCCCGAACGTCCACTTCATCTTCGGGTACACGGCCGACGAGGTTCGAGAGATGGGAACAGTAGAGGCATTGCTTGGGGAAGATCCCGCACCAGATGGGGTTGCCGACGGGGAGACGGCCGAAAATATCGATTGGCAAGTCACCGACTCCGAAGGGGAAGAACACATTTTGCTGGTCACGGTGACCTCGGTCTCGATTCAAGACGGGTCGAGACTCTACAGCGCCCGTGACGTCACGGACCTCGTCGAATCCGAGCGTCGGCTCGAACTCGAGCGAGAGCGCCTCGAAACCGTCGTCTCGAATGCCCCACTCATCCTCTCCGCCGTCGACAGCGACGGGACGATCACGCTCAGCAAAGGGAAACAGCTCGAACAGATCGGCCTCGAACCCGGAGAACTGGTAGGAAAGTCAGTGGAGGACGCGTTCGGCGACGTGCCGGAGATTCTCGACAACGTCGAGCGGGCACTCGACGGCGAGGAATTCTGGACGGAAACGCGCATCGGAGACCGGTATCTTCAGGCGTGGCATCAGCCCGTGTTCGAGGACGGCGACGTGGCTCACGTAATCGTCGTCGCGCAGGACATCACGGATCGCAAACGCCAAGAGGAACGGTTCCAGGCGTTCGTCGAGGGGTCCTCGGACATCATCACCGTCCTCGGCAGTGGGGGGGTCGTCGAGTACGTGAGTCCCTCCGTCGAGCGCATTCTCGGATACGACCCCGACGAACTGGTCGGTGAGAACGCGTTCGACATAATCCATCCGGAGGACCGCGACGACCTCGTCGCGGGCTTTGCAGAACTTTCCAGGGAGGACGGGGAGACGTTTACCAAGCGGTATCGAACGAGACACGCGGACGGGTCGTGGCGGTGGACGGAATCTCGAACGACCAAGCGACCGGACATGGCCCAGGGGAGATACGTCGTCAACACGCGCGACGTCACCGAGCAGGTAGATGTCGAACGAAAGCTCCGTAGGACCGAGCAGAGTCGCTCGCTCGCACTCAAAGTCTCCCAGGCCGGTGTCTGGGAGTGGAACCTGGAAACCGACGAGGTGATATGGAACGAGGCGATGGAGGCGCTGTTCGGAATCAACCCGGACACGTTCGAGGGGACCTACGAAGCATTTGCCGACCGCCTCCACCCCGAGGACCTCCCCGACGTCGAAGCGGCCATCGAACAGTCCATCGAACAGGACGAGCCGTTCCACACGTCGTTTCGAATCGTCCGGGACGACGGTGTCGAACGCTGGGTCGAGGCACGAGGAAAAGTCGTCTCCGATGGGGCCGGGGCCCCGGAACGAATGTTGGGCGTTAACGTCGATATCACCGAGCGAAAAGAGCGAGAACGCGAGCTCGAACAGTACGAGACAATCGTCGAGACGGCGGCCGACCCGATCTACGTACTCGACGACGATGGCCAAGTTACGCTGGTGAACGAAGCGTTCACAGCGGCGGTTGGTCTCGCGAAATCTGAGATCACGGGGGAGAAGGTCACGACGTTACTGGACCGGGACGACGTCGAGGCAAGCCTCGTACGCGTTGAGGAACTGAGTGAAGGCGCCGGGAGTCACGAGACGCTCGAAGTGTCCGTTTCGACACCGGAAGGGCAACGGCAGTACGAGGTCAATATCACACCCATCACCGGTGCTGAAGACGGCGTATCGGGGACGGTAGGCGTCGCACGCGAGGTCACCGACCTCAGGGAACACGAGCGTCAGCTTCGGCGGACACAACGGGCAATCGAAGCCTCCGGCCACGCCATCTACATCACGGATCCCGATGGAGTAATCGAGTACGTCAACCCGGCCTTCGAAGAGATCACGGGCTATGCGCGAGAGGAGGTGATTGGGAACACGCCGCAGCTCTTGAGTTCGGGAGAGCTTCCGGAGACCCACTATGCGGAGCTCTGGGCGACGATCAAATCGGGCGACATCTGGGACGAGGAGATCGTCAACGAGCGAAAGGACGGCGGGCAGTATCACGCCGCTCAGACGATCGCGCCGATCATGGACGAAAACAGCCGAATCGAGGGGTTCGTCGCCATCCAGACGGACATCACCGATCACAAGGATCGCCTCCAGCAGTTGCGGGTCATGGATCGCGTGCTCCGGCACAATCTGCACAACGACATGAACGTCATCCGGGGGTTCGCCGAGATAGTTCGACAGGAGGCCGAAGACCCAGTGTCGAACTATGGAAAACAGATCGTCGAACACAGTGACCACCTCCTGAACCTCACTGACAAACAGCGGAAGATCACCGAGGTTCTCTCGTCGGAGCCACATCGCGAGTCGGTCGATGCGGTGTCCACAGTCCAACGGACCGTCGAGATGATCTCGAAAAACTATCCGGACGCACGCATCGATCTCGACCTTCCGGAAGAGGCGACCGTGTCGGCAACTGATGGCCTCGGACAGGCCATCGAAGAGTTGGTGAGCAACGCGATCACGCACACCGATCGGGAAGTCCCCGACGTAGCGATTCAGGTCACGAACGACGTTGAGACCGTCCAGATTCGGATCGCGGATACCGGTCCCGGTATTCCGGAGATGGATCGCCGGGTCGTGCTGGGTAAACACGAGGTCGAGCAACTCTATCACGGGACTGGATTAGGACTCTGGCTCGTCTCGTGGATCATCCGACGCTCCAACGGAAGTCTGTGGTTCGAGGAAAACGAGCCACGCGGGTCGGTGGTCGTGATCACGCTTCGAAAACCGACCGACGCAACGAATGGATTGTCCTAG
- a CDS encoding cob(I)yrinic acid a,c-diamide adenosyltransferase, with the protein MKIYTGRGDEGMTDLRDMSRVSKTSPRIEAYGTVDEANALIGTIRPTGHADVDEYLERVQNHLHVVQADFANPNPDEDDPVVREEHTEQLEEWIDAADEELAPLESFVLPTGCEAGAALHHARTVVRRAERRAVDLAGTDPVNAEAIAYLNRLSDALFTFARLVNEREGVHEDRPTY; encoded by the coding sequence ATGAAGATCTACACCGGCCGGGGCGACGAGGGCATGACCGACCTGCGGGACATGTCCCGCGTCTCGAAGACCAGTCCCCGGATCGAGGCCTACGGCACCGTCGACGAGGCCAACGCGCTCATCGGGACCATCCGCCCGACGGGCCACGCCGACGTGGACGAGTATCTCGAACGCGTCCAGAACCACCTCCACGTCGTGCAGGCGGACTTCGCCAACCCCAATCCCGACGAGGACGACCCCGTCGTCCGCGAGGAACACACCGAACAGTTGGAGGAGTGGATCGACGCGGCGGACGAAGAACTGGCGCCCCTGGAGTCGTTCGTCCTCCCGACGGGGTGTGAGGCCGGTGCCGCTCTCCACCACGCTCGGACGGTCGTCCGTCGAGCCGAGCGCCGGGCCGTCGACCTCGCCGGCACCGATCCCGTCAACGCCGAGGCCATCGCCTACCTCAACCGCCTCTCGGACGCCCTCTTTACCTTCGCCCGCCTCGTCAACGAGCGTGAGGGCGTGCACGAGGATCGACCCACGTACTGA
- the gcvH gene encoding glycine cleavage system protein GcvH, whose protein sequence is MSFDVPTDRRYLESHEWTTTDGDSVRIGITDFAQDELGDVVFVELPAEGDDVTKEGEFGVVESIKAVSDLVSPVSGTVLAVNEDLFDAPELVNEDPYGEGWMIEIEPSSESEFDDLLSADEYREQIE, encoded by the coding sequence ATGAGCTTCGACGTACCCACGGATCGACGGTATCTGGAATCGCACGAATGGACGACCACCGACGGCGACAGCGTTCGGATCGGCATCACCGACTTCGCACAGGACGAGTTGGGCGACGTGGTGTTCGTCGAACTCCCGGCCGAGGGCGACGACGTGACGAAAGAGGGCGAGTTCGGCGTCGTCGAAAGCATCAAGGCCGTCTCCGACCTCGTTTCGCCCGTCTCGGGGACCGTCCTCGCCGTCAACGAGGATCTGTTCGACGCACCCGAACTGGTCAACGAGGACCCCTACGGCGAGGGCTGGATGATCGAAATCGAACCGAGTTCGGAGAGCGAGTTCGACGACCTGCTCTCGGCCGACGAGTACCGCGAGCAGATCGAGTGA
- a CDS encoding RAD55 family ATPase, protein MSFDTTPQKIESGTSGLDDVLHGGLLSGHTAIVTGGPRTGKTILALQFLAAADGDALYIGFEERERELRRNAEHLGIDLSDVSILDLSAKGDHFFSEEAYTLFSSEEVEGEKLLKQIASAIENYDVDRLVVDPLSELRSLLPDDFQFRRNISSLFNTLNDRDITGEFRSTNYQTSYLADNLIFLQYLEVDGDIEKAIGVLKKRFGGFEQSLRELWIDTGGLHVGERLSGYRGILTGTPEPTTEDR, encoded by the coding sequence ATGTCTTTCGATACCACCCCACAAAAAATCGAATCCGGAACGTCCGGACTCGACGACGTGCTACACGGGGGACTCCTCTCGGGCCACACAGCGATCGTCACTGGTGGACCGAGGACGGGAAAGACTATCTTGGCCCTCCAATTTCTCGCGGCCGCCGATGGTGACGCGCTGTATATCGGCTTCGAAGAGCGCGAACGAGAACTGCGACGGAACGCAGAACACCTCGGGATCGATCTGTCTGATGTCTCGATATTGGATCTAAGCGCGAAGGGAGACCACTTCTTCTCCGAAGAGGCGTACACCCTCTTCTCCAGCGAGGAGGTCGAAGGTGAAAAGTTGCTCAAACAAATCGCCTCGGCAATCGAGAACTACGACGTTGATCGTCTCGTCGTCGACCCGCTCTCGGAACTCCGCTCGCTGCTCCCCGACGACTTCCAGTTCCGTCGCAACATCTCCTCGCTGTTCAACACGCTCAACGACCGGGACATCACGGGCGAGTTCAGATCGACGAACTACCAGACCAGCTATCTGGCAGACAACCTCATCTTCCTGCAGTATCTAGAAGTCGACGGCGACATCGAGAAGGCAATCGGCGTGCTGAAAAAGCGCTTCGGCGGGTTCGAACAGTCGTTACGCGAGCTGTGGATCGACACCGGTGGACTCCATGTCGGCGAGCGACTGAGCGGCTACCGTGGGATCCTCACCGGAACCCCGGAACCGACCACCGAGGATCGGTAG